A stretch of Natronococcus sp. CG52 DNA encodes these proteins:
- a CDS encoding sensor histidine kinase, which yields MNGESGSPIPPDDATRVYDRITDAVFALDEEWRFAFLNERAERVLRRDEEELLGTVVWDAFPGAIGSTFQREYERAIETQEPVTFEEYLGSLDTRFEVRAYPSESGLTVYFRDITDRVRREERLRTREQALQDAYEVIAAPDRPLADQIDALLGVARETVGTDYAALSCVHEDTDEYTFEAVDAPDDADLEAGETVPLETTNCERVVDTERTLAVGDIEADAPELADRAGNAEWGISCYLGTPVVVDDEVYGTFCFYGTDARTEFSDWEITFVELLGNWVGYKIERERYRRELEASNERLEQFASAASHDLQEPLRMVSSYLSLVQERYGDDLDGEAEEFLEFAVDGADRMREMVDGLLAYSRVETQGDPFEPVDLNAVLDDVIDDLQLKLEETDAELSVGPLPRIEGDDDQLRQVVQNLLSNAITYSGDEPPRIDVAAERGSAAFSADDSRDSADSRDESGWIISVSDNGIGIDPDDRERIFDVFERLHSNEEYAGTGIGLALCQRIVERHGGEIWIDSDSDEGTTFRFTLPDASTHDP from the coding sequence ATGAACGGTGAATCGGGGTCGCCGATCCCGCCCGACGACGCGACGAGGGTCTACGATCGGATCACCGACGCCGTTTTTGCGCTCGACGAGGAGTGGCGATTTGCGTTCCTCAACGAGCGGGCCGAACGCGTCCTTCGGCGGGACGAGGAGGAACTCCTCGGGACCGTCGTCTGGGACGCGTTTCCCGGCGCGATCGGATCGACGTTCCAGCGAGAGTACGAGCGCGCGATCGAAACACAGGAGCCGGTCACGTTCGAGGAGTACCTCGGTTCACTCGACACCCGGTTCGAGGTGCGCGCGTATCCCTCGGAGTCCGGACTCACGGTCTACTTTCGTGACATCACCGATCGCGTTCGTCGGGAAGAACGACTCCGGACGCGAGAGCAAGCGCTGCAGGACGCGTACGAAGTCATCGCGGCCCCCGATCGACCGCTCGCCGACCAGATCGACGCGCTCCTGGGAGTCGCCCGGGAAACGGTCGGGACGGACTACGCGGCGCTGTCGTGCGTGCACGAAGACACCGATGAGTACACCTTCGAGGCCGTCGACGCGCCCGACGACGCCGACCTCGAGGCGGGAGAGACGGTCCCGCTCGAGACGACGAACTGCGAGCGAGTCGTCGACACCGAACGGACGCTCGCGGTCGGTGATATCGAGGCGGACGCGCCGGAGCTGGCCGACCGAGCCGGGAACGCGGAATGGGGCATCTCCTGCTATCTCGGGACGCCCGTCGTCGTCGACGACGAGGTGTACGGAACGTTCTGTTTCTACGGCACGGACGCACGCACGGAGTTTTCCGACTGGGAGATTACGTTCGTCGAACTGCTCGGCAACTGGGTCGGATACAAGATCGAACGGGAACGATACCGGCGGGAACTCGAGGCGTCGAACGAGCGACTCGAACAGTTCGCCTCCGCGGCCTCCCACGACCTTCAGGAACCGCTGCGGATGGTCTCGAGTTACCTCTCGCTCGTCCAGGAACGGTACGGAGACGATCTCGACGGGGAGGCCGAGGAGTTCCTCGAGTTCGCCGTCGACGGCGCGGATCGAATGCGCGAGATGGTCGACGGACTGCTCGCGTACTCGCGCGTCGAAACGCAGGGCGATCCGTTCGAGCCGGTCGACCTGAACGCCGTACTCGACGACGTGATCGACGACCTCCAGCTCAAACTCGAGGAGACCGACGCGGAGCTTTCGGTGGGGCCGCTCCCCCGCATCGAGGGTGACGACGACCAGTTACGGCAGGTGGTTCAGAACCTGTTGAGCAATGCGATCACCTACAGCGGGGACGAACCGCCGCGAATCGACGTCGCGGCGGAGCGAGGGTCCGCCGCGTTCTCCGCGGACGATTCCCGAGATTCGGCCGACTCTCGAGACGAGAGCGGATGGATAATCTCGGTTAGCGACAACGGAATCGGCATCGATCCCGACGATAGAGAGCGCATCTTCGACGTATTCGAGCGACTTCACAGCAACGAGGAGTACGCCGGAACGGGGATCGGGCTCGCGCTCTGTCAGCGGATCGTCGAGCGCCACGGCGGCGAGATCTGGATCGATTCGGATTCGGACGAGGGGACGACGTTCCGGTTCACGCTGCCGGACGCATCGACGCACGATCCGTGA